From Phycisphaerae bacterium, one genomic window encodes:
- a CDS encoding YbaK/EbsC family protein, producing the protein MRLESFLDERGVRYEKHTHPVTYTSQGLANVEHVSGYMVAKPVVVKGTTGFAMCAIAAPKHVDLRRVAEVLREREVRLANETEMAGLFPDCELGAEPPVGALFGLRTIMDPQLKSDEYLVMQSGTHREAVKLRREDWERLCTPTVAPIATP; encoded by the coding sequence ATGAGATTGGAGTCGTTTCTGGACGAGCGGGGCGTGCGCTACGAGAAGCACACGCACCCGGTGACGTACACGTCGCAGGGCTTGGCGAATGTCGAGCATGTTTCAGGGTACATGGTGGCCAAGCCCGTGGTCGTGAAGGGGACGACGGGGTTCGCCATGTGCGCGATCGCCGCGCCCAAACACGTGGACCTGCGGCGCGTGGCCGAAGTGCTGCGCGAGCGTGAAGTGCGGCTGGCGAACGAGACGGAGATGGCGGGGCTGTTTCCGGACTGCGAGCTCGGGGCCGAGCCGCCGGTGGGCGCGCTCTTCGGCCTGCGGACGATCATGGACCCGCAGTTGAAGAGCGACGAGTACCTGGTCATGCAGTCCGGCACGCACCGCGAGGCGGTGAAGCTCCGTCGCGAGGACTGGGAACGGCTGTGCACGCCCACCGTGGCGCCGATCGCCACACCCTGA